In Deinococcus sp. HSC-46F16, the following are encoded in one genomic region:
- the pgk gene encoding phosphoglycerate kinase, which produces MQTLDQLNVQGGRVLVRVDYNVPVKDGAVQDRTRVTASLTTLRELLDGGASVVLMSHFGRPKSGPEAKYSLGPVAPVLEDELGRPVRFIASLPGSDETLEAVRQLQPGEVALLENVRFEAGEEKNDPALSERLARLGDAFVLDAFGSAHRAHASVSGVAALLPHAAGRLLQREVEALSRLTENPESPYVVIIGGAKVSDKIKVIENLLPKVDRMLIGGGMMFTFIKARGGQIGNSLVEDDQVEYARGLLAEYGEKLTLPTDAVAADRFAADAQTQVVPADQIPDGWMGLDIGPDTVRAYAEALQGAKTVFWNGPMGVFEFGAFAAGTNAVAAVVAGLKDQAYTVVGGGDSVSAINQSGRAEQIDHISTGGGASLELLEGKALPGVEAMK; this is translated from the coding sequence ATGTCCAGGGCGGGCGCGTTCTGGTGCGGGTGGACTACAACGTGCCCGTCAAGGACGGCGCGGTGCAGGACCGCACCCGCGTCACGGCGAGCCTGACCACCCTGCGCGAGCTGCTGGACGGCGGCGCGAGCGTCGTCCTGATGAGCCACTTCGGGCGGCCCAAGAGTGGCCCGGAGGCGAAGTACAGCCTGGGGCCGGTCGCCCCCGTGCTGGAGGATGAGCTGGGGCGGCCGGTGCGCTTCATCGCCAGCCTGCCGGGCAGCGACGAGACGCTGGAGGCGGTGCGGCAACTCCAGCCCGGCGAGGTCGCGCTGCTGGAGAACGTGCGCTTCGAGGCGGGCGAGGAGAAGAACGACCCCGCGCTCAGCGAGCGGCTGGCCAGGTTGGGCGACGCCTTCGTGCTGGACGCCTTCGGAAGCGCCCACCGCGCCCACGCGTCGGTGAGCGGGGTGGCGGCGCTCCTCCCCCACGCGGCGGGGCGGCTGCTTCAGCGCGAGGTGGAGGCGCTCTCGCGGCTGACGGAGAATCCGGAATCGCCCTACGTGGTCATCATCGGCGGGGCCAAGGTCAGCGACAAGATCAAGGTGATCGAGAACCTGCTGCCGAAGGTCGACCGGATGCTGATCGGCGGCGGGATGATGTTCACCTTCATCAAGGCGCGGGGCGGGCAGATCGGGAACAGCTTGGTGGAGGACGATCAGGTGGAGTACGCGCGGGGGCTGCTGGCGGAGTACGGCGAGAAGCTGACGCTCCCGACCGATGCCGTGGCCGCCGACCGGTTCGCCGCCGACGCGCAGACCCAGGTGGTGCCCGCCGACCAGATTCCCGACGGCTGGATGGGCCTGGATATTGGCCCGGATACGGTTCGGGCGTATGCCGAGGCGCTCCAGGGGGCGAAGACCGTCTTCTGGAACGGGCCGATGGGCGTGTTCGAGTTCGGGGCGTTCGCGGCGGGAACCAATGCGGTCGCGGCGGTGGTCGCGGGCCTGAAGGATCAGGCCTATACCGTGGTGGGCGGCGGCGACTCGGTCAGCGCGATCAACCAGAGTGGCCGCGCCGAGCAGATCGATCACATCAGCACGGGCGGCGGGGCCAGCCTGGAACTGCTCGAGGGCAAAGCGCTGCCCGGCGTGGAGGCGATGAAATGA
- the tpiA gene encoding triose-phosphate isomerase — protein sequence MTAAPVGPRTLLALNWKMNKTPTEARAWGRELAGEYRRGTAEVAVMAPAISLYGLKEALPGGVDIGGQDVSAHESGAYTGEISAAMLRDAECTYVIVGHSERREYHGETDAEVAAKARQAQAHGLTPIVCVGEGLDVRERGEHVAHTLGQLRGSLDGVDERVVVAYEPVWAIGTGKTATAGDAEEMAAAIRGALREQYGDLADGLRVLYGGSVKPDNVASICGQPNVNGALVGGASLKVPDVLGMLAALE from the coding sequence ATGACGGCTGCACCTGTGGGGCCGCGCACGCTGCTCGCCCTGAACTGGAAGATGAACAAGACCCCCACCGAGGCCCGCGCGTGGGGCCGGGAGCTGGCCGGGGAGTACCGCCGGGGGACGGCGGAAGTGGCGGTGATGGCCCCGGCGATCAGCCTTTACGGGCTGAAGGAAGCGCTGCCCGGCGGCGTGGACATCGGCGGGCAGGATGTCAGTGCCCACGAGTCGGGAGCCTATACGGGCGAGATCAGCGCGGCGATGCTGCGGGATGCCGAATGCACCTACGTCATCGTGGGCCACTCCGAGCGCCGCGAATACCACGGCGAGACGGACGCGGAGGTGGCGGCCAAGGCGCGGCAGGCGCAGGCGCATGGCCTGACCCCCATCGTCTGCGTGGGCGAGGGCCTGGACGTGCGCGAGCGCGGCGAACATGTGGCGCACACGCTGGGGCAACTGCGCGGCAGCCTGGACGGTGTGGACGAGCGCGTCGTGGTCGCCTACGAGCCCGTCTGGGCCATCGGCACCGGCAAGACGGCCACCGCTGGGGACGCCGAGGAGATGGCCGCCGCCATCCGGGGCGCTCTGCGTGAGCAATACGGCGACCTCGCGGACGGCCTGCGCGTGCTGTATGGCGGCAGCGTCAAGCCGGACAATGTGGCGTCCATCTGCGGGCAGCCCAACGTCAACGGGGCACTGGTCGGCGGCGCGAGCCTGAAGGTGCCCGACGTGCTGGGGATGTTGGCGGCGCTGGAATAA
- the asnS gene encoding asparagine--tRNA ligase gives MTSSIGDLRQHVGETVTLSAWLTDKSGKGKIQFLKLRDGTGFVQATVFKNDVPEEVFESAKRLTQEQAITLVGEVRADERAPGGVELAVRDLSPISENRDEYPITPKEHGIEFLLDQRHLWLRHRRPWAVVRVRDSVQRAVIDFFHGEGFVRFDAPFFTPNAAEGTTELFEIDLFGEDKAYLSQTGQLHAEAGALAFGKVYTFGPTFRAEKSKTRRHLLEFWMVEPEVAPSNHAENMALQERLVSFIVRRVLEECPAELALLGRDVEKLRGAAEGNYPRVTYTEALEIIRRHIEEGDLPDNVQEGVQPVEWGDDLGAPHETILGHHFDRPVMVERYPAAIKAFYMQPDPEDGRLALCDDMIAPEGYGEIIGGSERIHDYDLLRSRIEHEGLPLEAFDWYLDLRRYGSVPHAGFGMGLERVIAWITGIDHIREAIPFPRMLTRMTP, from the coding sequence TTGACGAGCAGCATTGGTGACCTGCGGCAGCATGTGGGCGAGACGGTAACTCTCAGTGCCTGGCTGACCGACAAGAGTGGCAAGGGCAAGATTCAGTTTTTGAAACTACGCGACGGCACGGGTTTCGTGCAGGCGACCGTGTTCAAGAATGACGTGCCCGAGGAGGTCTTCGAGTCGGCCAAGCGGCTCACGCAGGAGCAGGCGATCACGCTCGTGGGCGAGGTCCGGGCCGACGAGCGGGCGCCCGGTGGGGTGGAACTCGCGGTGCGGGACCTCTCCCCCATCTCCGAGAACCGGGACGAGTACCCCATCACGCCGAAGGAACACGGGATCGAGTTCCTGCTTGACCAACGGCACCTGTGGCTGCGGCACCGTCGGCCGTGGGCGGTCGTGCGCGTGCGCGACAGCGTGCAGCGGGCCGTGATCGACTTCTTCCACGGGGAGGGGTTCGTGCGCTTCGACGCCCCCTTCTTCACGCCGAACGCGGCCGAGGGCACGACCGAGCTGTTTGAGATCGACTTGTTCGGGGAGGACAAGGCCTACCTCTCGCAGACGGGGCAACTGCACGCCGAGGCGGGCGCGCTGGCATTCGGCAAGGTCTACACCTTCGGGCCGACCTTCCGCGCGGAAAAGAGCAAGACGCGGCGGCACCTGCTGGAGTTCTGGATGGTGGAGCCGGAGGTCGCGCCCAGCAACCACGCCGAGAACATGGCCCTGCAGGAGCGGCTGGTGAGCTTCATCGTGCGGCGGGTGCTGGAGGAGTGCCCGGCGGAACTGGCGCTGCTGGGCCGCGACGTGGAAAAGCTGCGGGGCGCCGCCGAGGGGAACTACCCCCGCGTCACCTACACCGAGGCGCTGGAGATTATCCGGCGGCATATCGAGGAGGGCGACCTGCCGGACAATGTGCAGGAAGGTGTGCAGCCGGTGGAGTGGGGCGACGACCTGGGTGCCCCGCACGAGACGATTCTGGGCCACCACTTCGACCGACCCGTGATGGTCGAGCGGTACCCGGCGGCGATCAAGGCCTTTTACATGCAACCCGACCCGGAGGACGGGCGGCTGGCCCTCTGCGACGACATGATCGCGCCGGAGGGCTACGGCGAGATTATCGGCGGCTCGGAGCGCATCCATGACTACGACCTGCTCAGGAGCCGCATCGAGCACGAGGGACTGCCGCTGGAGGCCTTCGACTGGTACCTCGACCTGCGGCGCTACGGCTCGGTGCCGCACGCGGGCTTCGGCATGGGGCTGGAGCGGGTGATTGCGTGGATCACCGGAATTGACCATATCCGCGAGGCGATTCCCTTCCCGCGCATGTTGACGCGGATGACGCCCTGA
- a CDS encoding PhzF family phenazine biosynthesis isomerase yields the protein MIAYCEVSAFTDTPGSGNRAGVVLDADGLSEGQMQALAAFLGVPETVFVTRWGDGTARVRYFTPTQEIDFCGHATVALGLRLAQEGRWAGEALALETLVGRVPLRLEQGTAGDCRVWMAQQAPETRRVGREVRRELAAALGIDERMIHRGLPLAAASTGLWSVFVPVIDRLVLDGMEPDLAAIHRLSDALGVSSVYAYAPVGVGRFAARDFAPAVGIPEDPVTGSAGGALFALLAGEGALPVRSGRTCGVVYQGHSLGTPGEVEVEVTVEGQRVRDVQVGGCAVLNHEGEWVPGR from the coding sequence ATGATCGCGTACTGCGAAGTGAGCGCCTTTACCGACACGCCGGGCTCCGGCAACCGGGCGGGGGTGGTGCTGGACGCGGACGGGCTGAGCGAGGGGCAGATGCAGGCGCTGGCGGCCTTTCTGGGCGTGCCGGAGACGGTGTTCGTGACCCGCTGGGGGGACGGCACGGCGCGGGTGCGGTACTTCACGCCGACGCAGGAAATCGACTTTTGCGGCCATGCGACGGTCGCGCTGGGGCTGAGGTTGGCGCAGGAGGGGCGCTGGGCGGGCGAGGCGCTCGCGCTGGAAACGCTGGTGGGGCGGGTGCCGCTGCGACTCGAACAGGGCACGGCGGGCGACTGCCGGGTCTGGATGGCGCAGCAGGCACCGGAGACGCGCCGGGTGGGGCGGGAGGTGCGCCGGGAACTGGCGGCCGCCCTGGGCATCGACGAGCGGATGATTCACCGGGGCCTGCCCCTCGCGGCGGCGAGCACGGGGCTGTGGAGCGTGTTCGTACCCGTGATCGACCGGCTGGTGCTGGACGGGATGGAGCCGGATCTGGCGGCCATTCACCGGCTGTCGGACGCTCTGGGGGTGAGCAGCGTGTATGCCTACGCGCCCGTGGGCGTGGGGCGCTTCGCGGCGCGGGACTTTGCCCCGGCGGTGGGGATTCCGGAAGACCCGGTGACGGGGAGCGCGGGCGGGGCGCTGTTCGCGCTGCTGGCGGGGGAAGGCGCGCTGCCGGTGCGGTCCGGCCGGACCTGCGGGGTGGTGTACCAGGGCCACAGCCTGGGCACGCCCGGCGAGGTGGAGGTGGAGGTCACCGTGGAGGGCCAGCGGGTGCGGGACGTGCAGGTGGGGGGGTGCGCGGTCCTGAACCACGAGGGGGAGTGGGTGCCGGGCCGTTGA